Proteins from one Pseudomonas sp. KBS0710 genomic window:
- a CDS encoding lysozyme produces the protein MSLRGKIAAGAIALCSSTLVVFLATWEGNGQNMVYADKLARGLPTVCKGITGHTSPYPVVVGDYWSDARCNEVERLVISKGQLQLADCITNQDVDQNTFDALSSHGHNFGTPSTCASRAVGLINAGRIKEGCQALAWAPDGKTPVWAFISKPDGQKVFVRGLHNRRLAEAELCKAGL, from the coding sequence ATGAGCCTGCGCGGCAAGATCGCCGCCGGCGCCATCGCGCTCTGCAGCTCCACACTCGTCGTGTTCCTGGCCACTTGGGAAGGCAACGGCCAGAACATGGTTTATGCCGACAAGCTGGCCCGTGGGCTGCCAACCGTGTGCAAGGGCATCACCGGCCATACCAGCCCGTATCCGGTGGTTGTCGGTGATTACTGGTCGGATGCGCGCTGCAACGAGGTGGAGCGGCTGGTGATCAGTAAAGGCCAACTGCAGCTGGCCGACTGCATCACCAATCAGGACGTGGACCAGAACACGTTCGACGCCCTGAGCAGCCATGGCCACAACTTCGGCACGCCCAGCACATGCGCCAGTCGCGCCGTGGGCCTGATCAATGCTGGCCGCATAAAAGAGGGCTGCCAGGCGCTTGCCTGGGCACCTGACGGCAAAACACCGGTTTGGGCCTTCATCAGCAAGCCTGATGGCCAGAAGGTATTTGTTCGGGGTTTGCATAACCGCCGCTTGGCCGAGGCCGAGCTTTGTAAGGCGGGCCTGTGA
- a CDS encoding virion morphogenesis protein has translation MAANPLDLDIRGLLDVDAQLALLELPPQLRRRLLNRVTTRVRTMSRKRVREQKNTDGTPFAERKGSAKGKKKMEAGLAKLLQVTRVSSDEAELGWKNALTRWVAAQQHNGVSERRTAAQMRRWNKVPPGIACTDKQAKRLRRLGFRVRQKGKKALARPSVAWIQEHVNYAKAGLLIRILNDEQTEKTGAQSWDITLPKRQFLGVETNGETRELVNQVFEQILNSPR, from the coding sequence ATGGCCGCTAACCCGCTGGACCTCGATATCAGGGGCTTGCTCGACGTCGACGCCCAGTTGGCGTTGCTTGAACTGCCTCCGCAGCTGCGCCGGCGATTGCTGAACAGAGTGACCACACGCGTGCGGACGATGAGCCGTAAGCGTGTGCGCGAGCAGAAGAACACCGACGGCACCCCGTTCGCTGAACGCAAGGGCAGCGCCAAAGGCAAAAAGAAGATGGAAGCCGGCCTGGCCAAGCTGCTGCAGGTCACCCGCGTCAGTTCGGATGAAGCCGAGCTGGGCTGGAAAAACGCCTTGACCCGTTGGGTCGCTGCCCAGCAGCACAACGGCGTCAGCGAGCGACGTACCGCTGCGCAGATGCGGCGCTGGAACAAAGTCCCACCAGGCATTGCATGCACCGACAAACAGGCCAAGCGCCTGCGCCGGCTGGGCTTTCGTGTTCGCCAGAAGGGCAAAAAGGCGCTGGCCAGGCCTTCGGTGGCATGGATTCAAGAGCATGTGAACTACGCCAAGGCCGGCTTGCTGATCCGCATCTTGAACGACGAACAAACAGAGAAAACGGGCGCGCAAAGCTGGGACATAACCTTGCCAAAACGCCAGTTCCTCGGCGTGGAAACCAACGGCGAAACCCGCGAGCTGGTTAACCAGGTCTTCGAACAAATCCTTAATTCACCCCGCTAA
- a CDS encoding lysis system i-spanin subunit Rz, giving the protein MREGTFILVLCLVAWFGFDLLQGQRDTARIERDAALFEVNGLREAARISGEMLAERDAIDLQRTQELNHERAENDALRLDVATGRKRLRLNATCSAPVPASAGAGGVADAATAELTTDARSDYFTLRDQLALSRQMILGLQDHALRVCPRQP; this is encoded by the coding sequence ATGCGCGAAGGCACTTTCATCCTGGTGCTGTGCCTGGTGGCCTGGTTCGGCTTTGACCTGCTGCAGGGCCAGCGCGACACCGCACGAATCGAGCGTGACGCGGCGCTGTTTGAAGTGAACGGCCTGCGAGAGGCGGCGCGGATCAGCGGCGAAATGCTGGCTGAGCGTGACGCCATCGACCTTCAACGTACCCAGGAACTGAACCATGAACGTGCTGAAAACGATGCTCTGCGCCTTGATGTTGCTACTGGCCGTAAGCGGTTGCGCCTCAACGCCACCTGCAGCGCCCCAGTGCCCGCCAGTGCCGGCGCCGGCGGCGTGGCTGATGCAGCCACCGCCGAACTCACAACAGACGCTCGATCGGATTATTTCACCCTCAGAGATCAGCTTGCCCTCAGCCGGCAAATGATCCTGGGCCTGCAAGACCATGCCCTGCGGGTTTGCCCGCGCCAACCATAA
- a CDS encoding TraR/DksA family transcriptional regulator, with the protein MVCPFDRAQALEQRQRDQAINAQLAQARRESAGPSLNHCQDCDNEIPAARQALGGKTRCVPCQSFFEKGMQR; encoded by the coding sequence ATGGTATGCCCGTTCGATCGCGCCCAAGCCCTGGAACAACGTCAGCGGGACCAGGCTATCAACGCCCAGTTGGCCCAGGCCCGGCGTGAGTCAGCGGGCCCAAGCCTTAATCACTGCCAGGACTGTGATAACGAGATTCCTGCAGCGCGCCAGGCGCTCGGCGGCAAGACCCGCTGTGTCCCGTGCCAGTCTTTTTTCGAAAAAGGAATGCAGCGATGA
- a CDS encoding putative phage tail assembly chaperone, with product MTDTRDITLEVGEQEFTFALTPQDVTKYFNAVTQANKVSPANNLLVTTVKQEQRATLKSQLGNPVLVMQLAGALLEEYGPDIEITVKKPSTTPND from the coding sequence ATGACCGATACACGCGATATCACCCTGGAAGTAGGCGAGCAGGAATTCACCTTCGCACTGACCCCGCAGGACGTCACGAAGTACTTCAACGCAGTCACCCAGGCCAACAAGGTGTCACCAGCCAACAACCTGCTGGTGACCACCGTTAAGCAGGAACAGCGCGCCACCCTCAAGTCCCAGCTGGGTAACCCGGTGCTTGTCATGCAACTGGCCGGCGCGCTTCTGGAAGAGTACGGCCCGGACATTGAAATCACCGTAAAAAAGCCCTCGACCACGCCGAACGACTGA
- a CDS encoding phage major capsid protein, P2 family has translation MAYSLSAFGAQMFAELQVAIAESYGVDLATKMFSVDPTIAQELNDAITAKSDFLGRINVIPVTEIKGQKVFIGVSGPVTGRTDTTSKDREAKDASALDQSTYELSSTESDVGLPYAKIDAWAKFPDFHQRYSAAVQKQIALDRIMVGFHGTHAAKQTDIKQYPMLQDVNKGWLQQAREQIPAQVLKEGKAAGKVTLGAGGDYANLDALVHDTKQLVDERLRDAGDLIAIIGTDLLAADKAKLYSKQGDTPTEKERIEEAQVIATYGGLPSFSVPFFPVNGVVVTSWDNLSIYFQDSSWRKQTIDNPKRSRVEDYNSRNEGYVIEQLEKFAMTENVELVS, from the coding sequence ATGGCCTACTCCCTGAGCGCTTTCGGCGCCCAAATGTTCGCAGAACTGCAGGTCGCCATCGCGGAAAGCTACGGCGTTGACCTTGCCACCAAGATGTTCAGCGTCGATCCGACGATTGCCCAGGAACTGAACGACGCTATTACGGCCAAGTCGGACTTCCTGGGACGAATCAACGTCATTCCGGTGACCGAGATCAAGGGGCAGAAAGTCTTCATCGGTGTGTCGGGGCCAGTCACCGGTCGCACAGACACCACGTCCAAGGACCGCGAAGCCAAAGACGCATCGGCGCTGGATCAGTCCACTTATGAGCTGTCTTCCACTGAGTCCGATGTGGGCCTGCCGTACGCCAAAATCGACGCCTGGGCCAAGTTTCCGGACTTCCACCAGCGCTATTCCGCTGCCGTGCAAAAGCAGATCGCGCTGGATCGCATCATGGTCGGCTTCCATGGCACGCACGCTGCCAAACAGACCGACATCAAGCAGTATCCAATGCTGCAGGACGTCAACAAAGGTTGGCTGCAGCAGGCCCGTGAGCAGATCCCGGCCCAGGTACTCAAGGAAGGTAAGGCTGCGGGCAAAGTCACCCTCGGCGCCGGTGGCGACTATGCCAACCTCGATGCCCTGGTGCATGACACCAAGCAACTGGTTGACGAGCGCCTGCGCGATGCCGGCGACCTGATCGCAATCATCGGCACGGATCTGCTGGCCGCAGACAAAGCCAAGCTGTATTCGAAACAGGGCGATACCCCGACCGAAAAAGAGCGCATCGAAGAAGCCCAGGTGATCGCCACCTATGGCGGCTTGCCGAGCTTCAGCGTGCCGTTCTTCCCGGTCAACGGCGTGGTCGTCACCAGTTGGGACAACCTGTCTATCTATTTCCAGGATTCCAGCTGGCGTAAACAGACCATCGACAACCCCAAGCGATCCCGCGTCGAGGACTACAACAGCCGCAACGAAGGTTATGTGATCGAGCAGCTGGAAAAGTTCGCCATGACCGAGAACGTGGAGCTGGTCTCGTGA
- a CDS encoding head completion/stabilization protein, with amino-acid sequence MSFSGKPTTFVELTIENDGFWPDLSVSEFQKEQRLPAEYLVELLADALNTAMVEVNTDLARCKARWKANGMTRVESADSTLLPERTFQVKLYKRAVYCRAKGSLLPQFATVTRRESAENTGKEAPERAETFLAFSQQAVRALQGRGRITAALL; translated from the coding sequence ATGAGCTTTTCCGGGAAACCCACCACCTTTGTGGAACTGACGATCGAGAACGACGGCTTCTGGCCAGACCTCTCGGTGTCCGAATTCCAAAAGGAACAACGCCTGCCGGCGGAGTACCTGGTAGAGCTGCTGGCCGACGCCTTGAACACCGCCATGGTCGAGGTCAATACGGACCTGGCCAGGTGCAAAGCACGTTGGAAGGCCAACGGCATGACGCGTGTCGAGTCCGCAGATTCCACGCTGCTGCCAGAACGTACTTTCCAAGTGAAGCTGTACAAGCGCGCCGTGTACTGCCGCGCTAAGGGCAGTTTGCTGCCACAGTTTGCAACCGTCACCCGCCGCGAGAGCGCCGAAAACACCGGCAAGGAAGCGCCTGAGCGTGCCGAAACCTTCCTGGCGTTCAGCCAGCAAGCCGTGCGTGCCCTACAGGGCCGTGGCCGCATCACGGCGGCGTTGCTGTGA
- a CDS encoding phage tail protein: protein MIQLQALTAYLMARNLVEPEQFDSWTEQVSLELIWKPDRDGLHMADMRYRAVFSLERFAGNPARLMALVGSWLETHDPDRNRHELPAPLFAVEPLDQDTFDVDLSLEFVEPQYLAQDPAGEIEAFGKTWAFVPFDLWIAEHGEVGSNGR, encoded by the coding sequence GTGATCCAGCTGCAGGCGCTGACCGCCTATCTGATGGCCCGCAACCTGGTGGAGCCTGAGCAGTTCGACAGTTGGACCGAGCAGGTCAGCCTTGAGCTGATCTGGAAACCCGACCGCGACGGCCTGCACATGGCTGACATGCGCTATCGCGCTGTGTTCTCCCTGGAACGCTTCGCCGGCAATCCGGCCAGGCTGATGGCCCTTGTGGGTAGTTGGCTGGAAACCCACGATCCTGACCGGAACCGCCACGAACTGCCGGCGCCCCTGTTTGCCGTTGAACCCCTCGACCAGGACACCTTCGACGTGGACTTGTCCCTGGAGTTCGTCGAGCCGCAATACCTCGCCCAAGACCCTGCCGGCGAGATCGAGGCATTCGGCAAAACCTGGGCCTTCGTCCCGTTCGATCTGTGGATTGCCGAGCATGGCGAGGTGGGCAGCAATGGCCGCTAA
- the gpM gene encoding phage terminase small subunit yields the protein MSLALAHKRRTIALGGAAVVAAAASAALPYSPAEALSSPANARKHLLLQEAALDQDLARLSDLNNLASKQSLKRDELLPKYQEYVQRYCESGLNFPNRVAVQVMVWLFDTAQFEDALELADFLMEQGQQMPERFKRRDIQTFVADAVCEWAYAEYTAKRSPEPYLSDLLPRVDGEWNLTEQIPSKYHKLIGMRAMEAEQWETALKHLERSTELYAQAGNNTRIKQIRRTLEKQTAANPATE from the coding sequence GTGAGTCTGGCCCTCGCGCACAAGCGCCGAACCATCGCCCTGGGAGGCGCCGCCGTTGTGGCGGCTGCCGCTTCCGCAGCGCTTCCTTACTCGCCGGCGGAAGCCCTGAGCAGCCCTGCCAATGCCCGCAAGCACCTGCTGCTGCAGGAAGCGGCGTTGGATCAGGACCTGGCGCGCCTGAGTGATCTCAATAACCTGGCCAGTAAACAGTCGCTCAAGCGCGACGAGCTGCTGCCCAAGTACCAGGAGTACGTCCAGCGCTACTGCGAATCGGGTTTGAACTTCCCCAACCGCGTTGCGGTGCAGGTCATGGTCTGGCTGTTCGATACCGCGCAGTTCGAAGACGCCCTGGAGCTTGCTGACTTCCTCATGGAACAGGGCCAGCAGATGCCGGAGCGCTTCAAGCGCCGCGACATCCAGACCTTTGTTGCCGATGCCGTGTGCGAATGGGCCTACGCCGAATACACCGCCAAGCGCAGCCCGGAACCTTACCTGTCCGACCTACTGCCGCGAGTTGATGGTGAGTGGAACCTGACGGAGCAGATCCCGAGTAAGTACCACAAGTTGATCGGCATGCGCGCCATGGAGGCCGAGCAGTGGGAAACCGCGCTCAAGCACCTGGAGCGTTCGACGGAGTTGTACGCCCAGGCCGGCAACAACACGCGCATCAAACAGATCCGCAGAACCTTGGAAAAGCAAACGGCCGCTAACCCGGCCACCGAATAA
- a CDS encoding GPO family capsid scaffolding protein yields MPRSLVSFWKRVATSGATVDGRVILPQELRDIAETYKPSFYTAVIWCDHERLPGSHGTVYAVRLVEDAEDLEPGEVALEAQLKPNDRLLYLNDQGQKLFTSIEITPDFRGKGKAYLTGLGVTDQPASVGTQELYFSHKNNRASYYAASVELGRLQDDSLPTAETGLINALTGFFKRFAADVLPAETTPPQTESKPPMDEATATALTALVAQLLVVAAGLQAVIEPAAEDAPAPDSDLIDDVSAAVDEIVATAEDEREFRRKNKGNQAVLAKLDALQKQFSALQNNPTGRQLPRNPGPVTNVKKRVL; encoded by the coding sequence ATGCCCCGTTCCCTTGTTTCGTTCTGGAAACGTGTCGCCACCAGCGGAGCCACCGTTGATGGGCGCGTGATCCTTCCCCAGGAACTGCGCGACATCGCTGAAACCTACAAGCCGTCTTTTTACACGGCTGTGATCTGGTGCGATCACGAACGCTTGCCAGGCTCCCACGGCACCGTTTACGCGGTGCGTCTGGTGGAAGACGCCGAAGACCTGGAGCCAGGCGAAGTGGCGTTGGAAGCGCAATTGAAGCCCAACGACCGGTTGCTGTATCTGAATGACCAAGGCCAGAAACTGTTCACCAGCATTGAGATCACCCCCGATTTCCGTGGCAAGGGTAAAGCCTATCTGACCGGCTTGGGCGTTACCGACCAGCCGGCAAGTGTCGGCACCCAGGAACTCTACTTTTCGCACAAGAACAACCGCGCTTCCTATTACGCCGCCTCGGTCGAACTCGGCCGCCTTCAGGACGACAGCCTACCCACCGCCGAAACCGGACTGATCAATGCCCTGACCGGCTTTTTCAAGCGTTTCGCCGCCGACGTGCTGCCCGCCGAAACCACTCCACCCCAAACAGAGAGCAAACCCCCAATGGATGAAGCTACAGCAACGGCTTTGACGGCCCTGGTGGCCCAATTGCTGGTTGTCGCTGCCGGCCTGCAGGCCGTCATTGAACCAGCCGCCGAAGATGCGCCCGCGCCAGATTCGGACCTGATCGACGACGTGAGCGCAGCAGTGGACGAGATTGTGGCCACTGCCGAGGACGAGCGCGAATTCCGCCGCAAGAACAAGGGCAATCAGGCTGTACTTGCCAAGCTGGATGCGCTGCAGAAGCAGTTCAGTGCTTTGCAGAACAACCCCACCGGTCGCCAGTTGCCGCGCAATCCCGGCCCGGTAACCAACGTCAAAAAGCGGGTGCTCTAA
- a CDS encoding terminase large subunit domain-containing protein, which produces MYYSTEVKEAAKRLFLRRCKAKEIQAQLNLPNIRIVYYWIRQGGWEDMLSDEEPLTAVGRRITLLLDKAGSLTKDELNELDRLTTVRERLLKQAAKPLPAPIGETSGEPQEGRQRPRGERSARGDSTGKKREKKAKNDISGLTEVDFLDKFISKMYRYQQELFAAKQNPLTCRIRNILKSRQVGLTYYFAGEAFMDAVLTGDNQVFLSASRSQSEIFRSYIIQFAKQWFDIELTGNPITLSNGAELRFLSTNSSTAQGYHGHVYVDEYFWIRDFDKLSTVASAMGTHKKWRKTYFSTPSAVSHQAYPFWSGEEFRNSKRGKKAGGTWPTEASYTQGALCPDGQWRKTITLDDAIAGGCDLFDLEQLQLEYDEDKFQQLFYCKFIDSSQSAFGLKDLERCYSDLSLWEDYNPELDRPFGNSPVWLGYDPSRTRDDATCVVVAPPLEPGAKFRILEKHSWRGQSFKYQADQVKKLTERFNVQHIGIDTTGIGYGVFDLVRDFYPRATAIHYSLETKNTLVLKAQDTIQGSRIEWDAGWTDIAQAFLTIKRGTTTSGQVTYSASRTDATGHADIAWSIMHALFNEPLNTNKRRRSRYVTSGNNAQATTQKATNQPTGATAAAHAGVHVRGTRTGAVRQHRRIPGGVSQRRRRNLQAAGVPGGPGQAATRQRASRRHSQVQAQPAVA; this is translated from the coding sequence ATGTACTATTCGACCGAAGTTAAAGAAGCCGCCAAACGCCTATTTCTGCGCCGCTGTAAGGCCAAGGAAATTCAGGCGCAGCTCAACCTGCCCAACATCCGCATCGTCTACTACTGGATACGCCAGGGCGGTTGGGAAGACATGCTGTCGGATGAAGAACCGCTGACAGCCGTGGGCCGGCGAATCACCCTCCTCCTGGACAAAGCCGGCAGCCTGACCAAGGACGAACTAAACGAGCTGGACCGGCTGACCACCGTGCGCGAACGTCTGTTAAAGCAAGCGGCCAAACCGTTGCCAGCACCGATCGGGGAAACTTCCGGCGAGCCACAGGAAGGCCGCCAGCGGCCGCGTGGGGAACGCTCGGCGCGTGGCGATAGCACCGGAAAGAAACGCGAGAAGAAAGCCAAGAACGACATTAGCGGTCTGACCGAAGTCGACTTCCTGGATAAGTTCATCAGCAAGATGTACCGCTATCAGCAGGAGCTGTTTGCCGCGAAGCAAAATCCGCTGACGTGCCGAATCCGCAACATCCTGAAAAGCCGCCAAGTGGGCCTGACGTACTACTTCGCCGGCGAAGCGTTCATGGACGCCGTGCTGACCGGCGACAACCAGGTGTTCCTGTCGGCCAGCCGCTCGCAGTCTGAGATTTTCCGCAGTTACATCATCCAGTTTGCAAAGCAGTGGTTCGACATCGAGCTGACCGGCAACCCGATCACGCTCAGCAACGGCGCCGAGCTGCGTTTCCTGTCGACCAATAGCAGCACCGCCCAGGGCTACCATGGCCATGTCTACGTCGATGAGTATTTTTGGATACGTGACTTCGACAAGCTCAGCACCGTGGCCAGTGCCATGGGCACCCACAAGAAGTGGCGCAAAACCTACTTTTCGACGCCCAGCGCGGTCTCGCACCAGGCGTACCCGTTCTGGTCGGGCGAGGAATTCCGCAACAGCAAGCGCGGCAAGAAGGCCGGCGGCACCTGGCCAACCGAAGCGTCATACACCCAGGGGGCATTGTGCCCTGATGGTCAATGGCGCAAGACCATCACACTGGACGACGCCATCGCCGGCGGCTGCGATCTGTTCGACCTCGAGCAGCTGCAGCTGGAGTACGACGAAGACAAATTCCAGCAACTGTTCTACTGCAAGTTCATCGACAGCAGCCAGAGCGCGTTCGGGCTCAAGGATCTGGAGCGGTGCTATTCCGACCTGTCGTTGTGGGAGGACTACAACCCTGAACTGGATCGGCCGTTCGGCAATAGCCCGGTGTGGCTTGGTTACGATCCGAGCCGCACCCGCGACGACGCCACGTGCGTGGTGGTCGCTCCGCCACTGGAACCCGGGGCGAAATTCCGCATCCTGGAAAAACACAGTTGGCGTGGGCAGTCGTTCAAGTACCAGGCCGACCAGGTCAAGAAACTTACCGAGCGTTTCAACGTACAGCACATCGGTATCGACACAACCGGTATCGGCTACGGCGTGTTTGACCTGGTGCGCGACTTCTATCCGCGTGCGACCGCGATCCATTACAGCCTTGAAACCAAAAACACCCTGGTACTCAAGGCCCAGGACACGATCCAGGGGAGCCGCATCGAATGGGACGCCGGCTGGACCGATATCGCCCAGGCGTTCCTGACCATTAAACGCGGCACCACCACCAGCGGCCAGGTCACCTACAGCGCATCGCGCACTGACGCAACCGGCCACGCCGACATCGCCTGGTCGATCATGCACGCCCTGTTCAACGAACCCCTCAACACCAACAAGCGGCGCCGTAGCCGCTACGTCACGAGCGGAAACAATGCCCAAGCAACGACACAAAAAGCCACAAACCAGCCAACCGGCGCGACAGCCGCAGCCCATGCGGGCGTTCACGTTCGGGGAACCCGAACAGGTGCTGTCCGGCAACATCGGAGAATACCTGGGGGTGTTTCTCAGCGACGACGGCGAAATCTACAAGCCGCCGGTGTCCCGGGCGGGCCTGGCCAAGCTGCTACGCGCCAACGCGCATCACGGCGCCATTCCCAAGTTCAAGCGCAACCTGCTGTTGCGTGA
- a CDS encoding phage protein, giving the protein MSRIGGKNFDVNLGDLQVHVESCTLDITDNSKTAQTRGVPDGYVDGDVAAAGEVELDSTNFNLVVEAARTAGSFRKLEPFDVVFFAKAGDDELRIEAFGCKLKISSLLSIDPKGGEKTKHKVPFEVTSPDFIRINGVPYLDSTEIEGIS; this is encoded by the coding sequence ATGTCACGTATTGGCGGTAAGAACTTTGACGTGAACCTGGGCGATCTGCAGGTACACGTCGAAAGCTGCACCCTAGATATCACCGACAACAGCAAAACCGCGCAAACCCGGGGCGTGCCTGACGGCTACGTCGACGGTGACGTGGCGGCGGCAGGTGAAGTTGAGCTGGATTCGACCAACTTCAACCTGGTGGTCGAAGCGGCACGCACTGCCGGCAGCTTCCGCAAGCTGGAGCCGTTCGACGTGGTGTTCTTCGCCAAAGCTGGCGACGACGAGCTGCGCATCGAGGCGTTCGGCTGCAAGTTGAAGATTTCCAGCCTGCTGAGCATTGATCCGAAGGGCGGCGAGAAGACCAAGCATAAGGTGCCGTTTGAGGTCACCAGTCCGGACTTTATCCGCATCAACGGCGTGCCTTACCTGGACTCCACCGAGATCGAGGGCATTAGCTGA
- a CDS encoding DUF2586 domain-containing protein, translated as MALGKVSVNNLNLGQGAVTEIERYFLYIGPGPKTAPKNIGKLVPLNTESDLDAALGTAASDLKTQITAARLNGGDRWACLAAPILADTDWRASLETCQQQGFSVEAVVITQPVTKGDDLTAMHDAAVLVNNVYGRRLFVMAATASPTMLQSWSEYVAEQKAITANVAAPRVMAVPQLHGNDLGVLAGRLANAAVSIADSPMRVATGAVTGLGSVPVDKDGVPLPSAIRAELDKSRFSVSQTYPDYPGVYWGDGNMLDTPGSDYQVIEYLRLTGKAARQVRPLLIRRVADRRLNNTPNSMAVNVNALMAPLRQMAKSVKFAGQVFPGEIETPKDGDIVLTWKSKTAVEAYIKLKPHNCPKDLTANIALDLSNDDSE; from the coding sequence ATGGCACTTGGCAAAGTCAGCGTTAACAATCTCAATCTGGGCCAAGGCGCCGTGACTGAGATCGAGCGCTATTTCCTATACATCGGGCCAGGCCCGAAAACCGCTCCCAAAAACATCGGCAAACTGGTGCCGCTCAATACCGAAAGCGACCTCGATGCCGCCCTGGGTACTGCTGCAAGCGACCTGAAAACCCAGATCACCGCCGCACGATTGAACGGCGGCGATCGCTGGGCCTGTCTGGCGGCACCGATCCTGGCCGATACCGACTGGCGCGCCTCTTTGGAGACTTGCCAGCAGCAGGGCTTTTCGGTCGAGGCGGTCGTTATCACGCAGCCTGTGACCAAGGGCGACGACCTGACGGCCATGCACGACGCGGCTGTGCTGGTTAATAACGTCTACGGCCGTCGCTTGTTTGTCATGGCCGCAACTGCCAGCCCGACAATGCTGCAGTCCTGGTCGGAATATGTGGCCGAGCAAAAGGCGATTACCGCCAACGTGGCCGCGCCGCGTGTGATGGCGGTGCCGCAGCTGCACGGCAATGACCTGGGCGTGTTGGCCGGTCGCTTGGCCAACGCTGCCGTGAGTATTGCCGACAGCCCAATGCGTGTGGCCACCGGTGCCGTAACCGGTCTCGGCAGTGTGCCGGTCGATAAAGATGGCGTGCCGCTGCCGTCCGCAATCCGCGCCGAGTTGGACAAGTCCCGCTTTTCTGTTTCCCAGACCTACCCGGACTATCCGGGTGTTTATTGGGGTGACGGCAACATGCTGGACACCCCTGGCAGCGACTACCAGGTAATCGAATATCTGCGCCTGACGGGCAAGGCGGCGCGCCAGGTGCGGCCGCTGCTGATCCGTCGTGTGGCTGATCGTCGCTTGAACAACACCCCCAACAGCATGGCCGTGAACGTCAACGCGCTGATGGCGCCACTGCGCCAAATGGCCAAGTCGGTCAAGTTCGCCGGCCAGGTGTTCCCGGGAGAGATCGAGACGCCGAAAGACGGCGACATCGTGTTGACCTGGAAGAGCAAAACCGCCGTCGAGGCGTACATCAAGCTCAAGCCCCACAACTGCCCGAAAGACCTCACGGCGAACATCGCCCTGGATCTTTCCAACGACGATTCGGAGTAA